A window of Desulfobacterales bacterium contains these coding sequences:
- a CDS encoding diguanylate cyclase — protein MKYQKFFHFLQNVGKDPSAIFFEDELTRLKNRRFLLNYFKNEIDWQGFKPPVSLLLIDIDHFKRLNEQYGEEAGDQALVHVSTILKDTARENAIPIRYAGDEFILLLPDTPKPEALKAAEKLLNNIHYNLFFSADADTAIPVTLSIGIASAPDDAASGNELIHQADTALYAAKQSGRNRYVDIGAVTPEAVSHKTAIHYLDNAGIVGRKSQFKEVGNALQQLGRGQQGFLVVDGAPGMGKTSFLDLVQRNLAKTHVNMVRIAGALQESYRPYYLISYIAMAMMNQREDKGKSVLDAMDDEAIYRLAHVIPQLIDAEEPPPEDDAAHREAIFRSFCDFFTALMDDQPLILLIDDFDYSDPASLHLLQTIFNEQPVPILICGTASQEVPTRPQAIPLEIFRNAYSEALEIRDITLTALTAEDINKHVNMIFPGIKFPRRTAHEMAALTEGNPLFITEILRKMANDQKIFQEGAKWRIAAIEKNYFPRSLEEIIQQKMALLDEESRQFIDRASAFGETTSLSMIAGFSKKQSAKIYDCLNQALAQGIVRSDFNETDESIRFSSKRVRDTIYEDISPEVRATLEDQIGSYKEDLYNRQLLPSKTIAAHHFSLGGDPEKARAYQESLADYHLRTFNPDEALTYPDTDTGEPDEGAGGEAAIADTPLSKNAINHIPSLLRAIVVAVRNTRLYPPQSKSVVDSVNQLLALIRQILSTDERVSIILEKNTLLVNQDPLDITAYPTVAEQIMAIWDRLELKHLTFVRGISAEELTTLIHKISQTERKSIMPGFWRSFQSAYPMPHIIVGQITYQKMDSPKSPAAPTAPQKSAREIKNMLEPADSKIVRQIIGSLLGAINKLKLYPAEGLVAKEAIQSLHAEIQPFFEKYGELTIARVENALLINGLKMDTSGFEALTSGFLKFLAEAGLQSISFLSPVTADELTRFIALTCQADQIKMDDSFWHTHTDAQKLQNIRPNEGVYGIREIFPADDDNRPADDSVEQRQKASPPGAQKIIAEDDLDPETLPARLRDMFLTGEFDHAQAILDRLCADYKNSDASGRQAIIRLFDAILNPADWKPSAAFIRFVLSALLAIFETETEPDRLNDIAQLCYEAAKNFILFGEFSLAAWVTTHISRHPERSRIKAPEMPANVLEAAIYGLAAGDNQQQQSAFELLSSMGTAVRPYLLNVIKQDIDLRVRRLAAQLIKHQGPEGAAAVKRALTGEHFAEDRARILDVIDAVTEDIQTELSFALSDAKKVVRRAGGRLAERMNSPAVRRMLVELAQRENPETAAAAINLLGRLKDPEAADTLTLILDQSENEAVMTAVCRAMGQIGDDAFILPLQNVLRARRGILFRKSRSSQIRVAAAYAIAQINDSRSEKILKALKKDKDPRVREAARNLTD, from the coding sequence ATGAAGTATCAAAAATTCTTTCACTTTCTGCAAAACGTCGGCAAAGACCCGTCCGCCATTTTTTTTGAGGACGAGCTGACGCGGCTCAAAAACCGCCGGTTTCTGCTGAACTATTTTAAAAATGAAATTGACTGGCAGGGATTTAAGCCTCCGGTTTCTTTGTTGCTGATAGATATTGATCATTTCAAGCGCTTAAACGAGCAATACGGCGAGGAAGCCGGAGATCAGGCGCTGGTGCATGTCAGCACCATTTTAAAGGATACGGCCCGCGAAAACGCAATCCCGATCCGGTATGCCGGGGATGAATTTATCCTGCTCCTGCCGGACACGCCCAAGCCGGAGGCCCTGAAAGCTGCGGAAAAGCTGCTGAACAACATCCACTACAACCTGTTTTTTTCCGCTGACGCAGACACAGCCATTCCCGTCACCTTAAGCATCGGCATTGCCAGCGCTCCGGATGATGCCGCCTCCGGCAATGAACTGATCCATCAGGCGGATACCGCCCTGTATGCGGCCAAACAATCCGGACGAAACCGATATGTGGATATCGGCGCTGTCACTCCCGAGGCGGTTTCCCATAAAACCGCCATTCATTACCTGGACAATGCCGGCATTGTGGGGCGCAAATCCCAATTCAAAGAGGTTGGCAATGCCCTGCAGCAACTGGGGCGTGGCCAGCAGGGGTTCCTTGTTGTCGACGGGGCGCCCGGAATGGGCAAAACCAGCTTTCTGGACCTGGTGCAGCGCAATCTGGCCAAAACCCATGTCAATATGGTCCGGATCGCCGGCGCATTGCAGGAATCCTACCGCCCCTATTACTTGATTTCCTATATCGCCATGGCCATGATGAACCAGCGCGAGGACAAGGGAAAATCCGTTCTGGATGCCATGGATGATGAAGCCATATACCGGCTGGCCCATGTCATCCCCCAGTTAATTGACGCAGAGGAGCCGCCGCCGGAAGATGACGCGGCCCATCGGGAGGCCATCTTCCGGTCATTTTGTGATTTTTTCACCGCGTTGATGGATGATCAGCCGCTGATACTTCTGATCGATGATTTTGATTACAGTGATCCCGCATCGCTGCATTTGTTACAGACCATATTTAACGAGCAGCCGGTACCCATTCTGATTTGCGGAACGGCTTCCCAGGAGGTGCCCACCCGGCCTCAGGCGATCCCCCTGGAAATCTTTCGCAACGCCTACAGCGAGGCACTGGAGATTCGCGATATTACCCTCACCGCCCTTACGGCAGAGGACATCAATAAACATGTCAATATGATCTTTCCGGGCATTAAGTTTCCCCGCCGCACCGCCCATGAAATGGCCGCCCTGACCGAGGGCAATCCGCTGTTTATTACAGAAATTCTTCGGAAAATGGCCAATGACCAAAAAATTTTCCAGGAAGGCGCCAAATGGCGCATTGCCGCCATTGAAAAAAATTACTTCCCCCGCTCCCTGGAAGAGATCATTCAGCAGAAAATGGCGCTTCTGGACGAAGAAAGCCGGCAATTTATTGATCGGGCCTCTGCCTTCGGCGAAACAACTTCCCTTAGCATGATAGCGGGATTTAGCAAAAAACAATCCGCCAAAATTTACGACTGCTTAAACCAAGCATTGGCCCAGGGCATTGTCCGGTCTGATTTCAACGAGACAGATGAAAGTATCCGGTTTTCCAGCAAACGCGTCCGGGATACCATCTATGAGGACATTTCGCCCGAGGTCCGGGCCACGCTGGAGGATCAGATCGGCAGTTACAAAGAAGACCTGTATAACCGGCAGCTCCTGCCCTCAAAAACGATTGCCGCCCATCACTTCAGCCTTGGCGGTGATCCGGAAAAAGCCCGGGCCTACCAGGAATCCCTGGCGGATTATCATCTCCGGACTTTCAACCCGGACGAGGCGCTCACCTATCCGGATACAGATACCGGGGAGCCCGACGAAGGGGCGGGGGGCGAAGCGGCGATTGCGGATACGCCCTTGAGTAAAAATGCCATAAACCATATTCCCAGCCTCTTGCGCGCGATAGTGGTGGCGGTTCGAAATACCAGGCTTTACCCGCCGCAGAGCAAATCCGTGGTTGACTCTGTGAACCAGCTCTTGGCGCTGATCCGGCAAATCCTCTCCACCGATGAGCGGGTCTCCATTATATTGGAAAAAAATACCCTGCTGGTAAACCAGGACCCCCTGGATATCACCGCCTACCCCACAGTGGCGGAACAAATTATGGCTATCTGGGACCGACTGGAGCTCAAACACCTGACTTTTGTGCGCGGCATTTCAGCGGAGGAGCTCACCACCCTGATTCATAAAATCAGCCAGACAGAGCGCAAGTCCATCATGCCGGGCTTCTGGCGGTCTTTTCAAAGCGCCTATCCGATGCCCCATATCATCGTCGGCCAGATCACCTACCAAAAAATGGATTCTCCAAAATCGCCGGCGGCACCAACTGCACCCCAAAAATCCGCCCGGGAAATCAAAAATATGTTGGAGCCGGCGGATTCAAAAATTGTCCGGCAGATAATTGGAAGCCTGCTCGGCGCGATTAACAAACTGAAACTCTACCCGGCTGAGGGACTGGTGGCCAAAGAAGCGATCCAAAGCCTTCATGCCGAAATTCAGCCGTTTTTTGAAAAATATGGGGAACTGACCATTGCGCGAGTGGAAAATGCGCTTTTGATCAACGGCCTGAAAATGGATACCTCGGGCTTTGAAGCCCTGACCAGCGGATTTCTCAAATTTCTGGCTGAGGCGGGCTTGCAGAGCATTAGCTTTTTATCCCCGGTGACAGCCGACGAACTGACCCGTTTTATCGCCCTTACCTGTCAGGCCGATCAAATCAAAATGGATGATTCTTTCTGGCATACCCACACGGATGCGCAAAAGCTTCAAAATATCCGGCCGAATGAGGGGGTCTATGGGATTCGGGAGATATTTCCCGCTGATGACGATAACCGGCCGGCGGATGATTCAGTTGAGCAGCGGCAAAAAGCCAGCCCGCCCGGCGCACAAAAAATAATTGCCGAGGATGACCTGGATCCCGAAACCCTGCCGGCCCGGCTCCGGGATATGTTTCTGACCGGTGAATTCGACCATGCCCAGGCCATCCTTGACCGGCTCTGCGCGGACTATAAAAATTCCGATGCTTCAGGCAGGCAGGCAATCATCAGGCTTTTTGATGCGATCTTAAATCCCGCGGACTGGAAACCGAGTGCCGCGTTTATTCGCTTTGTTCTCTCTGCGCTGCTGGCGATTTTTGAAACCGAAACCGAACCGGATCGCTTAAATGATATCGCGCAGCTCTGCTATGAGGCAGCGAAAAATTTTATCCTGTTCGGCGAATTTTCTCTGGCCGCATGGGTAACGACCCATATCAGCCGGCACCCCGAGCGCAGCCGGATCAAAGCCCCTGAAATGCCGGCCAATGTCCTGGAGGCCGCGATTTACGGCCTGGCCGCCGGGGACAACCAACAGCAGCAATCCGCTTTTGAACTTTTAAGCAGCATGGGCACAGCCGTTCGCCCCTATCTCTTAAATGTAATCAAGCAGGATATTGATCTCCGGGTGCGGCGCCTGGCCGCCCAGCTGATCAAACATCAGGGGCCGGAAGGCGCTGCCGCCGTCAAACGCGCACTGACCGGGGAGCATTTTGCCGAAGACCGGGCCCGCATCCTTGACGTGATTGATGCGGTGACCGAGGATATCCAGACGGAATTATCGTTTGCGCTCTCGGATGCCAAAAAGGTGGTGCGCCGGGCCGGCGGCCGGCTGGCCGAGCGTATGAACAGTCCGGCGGTCCGCCGAATGCTCGTTGAGCTGGCGCAGCGGGAAAACCCGGAAACCGCCGCTGCGGCCATCAATCTTCTGGGCCGGTTAAAGGATCCGGAGGCGGCTGATACGCTGACCCTGATCCTTGATCAGTCAGAGAACGAGGCGGTGATGACCGCTGTCTGCCGGGCGAT